From one Chryseobacterium sp. 3008163 genomic stretch:
- a CDS encoding T9SS type A sorting domain-containing protein, whose amino-acid sequence MKRKLLSAFSLIVGFIGYSQTQTEVYFKYDEAGNQRYRGPNVNGKTAPKDLLAKETINDTVKVEEKAVAETPALDAKSFWKQMRIYPVPVNDFLTIDWTDELDELIATVSIYQHSTVHWKFQQQNLPNLNKQLKINMTGYEWGVYVLHVQLKDGRVFSRNITKR is encoded by the coding sequence ATGAAAAGAAAATTACTTTCGGCGTTCTCATTGATTGTGGGCTTTATAGGATATTCACAAACTCAGACTGAAGTTTATTTCAAATATGATGAAGCCGGAAATCAAAGATACCGTGGTCCTAACGTTAATGGGAAAACGGCTCCAAAAGACTTATTGGCTAAGGAAACAATAAATGATACTGTAAAAGTTGAAGAAAAGGCAGTAGCCGAAACTCCAGCACTTGATGCAAAATCATTCTGGAAGCAGATGAGAATTTATCCTGTACCTGTCAATGACTTTTTGACAATTGATTGGACGGATGAACTTGACGAACTTATTGCTACGGTTTCTATCTACCAGCACAGCACAGTTCACTGGAAATTTCAGCAGCAGAATCTTCCTAATCTCAACAAACAGTTGAAAATAAACATGACCGGTTATGAGTGGGGTGTTTATGTTTTACATGTTCAGTTGAAGGACGGTAGAGTATTCAGCAGAAACATTACCAAACGATAA
- a CDS encoding DUF536 domain-containing protein codes for MKKTLLFAGLIFSSIVFSQNTQTRNDAGAPTSNSGFYETNTPINYPDGAASWWHLLDVRHTNGTNNYGMQFAGSFFDQELYFRKTNDNGSQPWRKAILEATPGKVKIGVNDVTASDANLRIFQGENAYVELANSHGRLVIAKSSCNGCFATEALPGDAVIRNMGISHNILFSMPNNNNDGNSYIGINDGTNNTWIKFFNNATAKFNGKIFAKEVEVKTNVWADYVFKKDYQLKTLEEVEKHIVEKGHLPSIPSASEVIEKGINVAEMDAKLLEKIEELTLYSIEQHKQLKSQSEEIKELKNQVQQLILNHK; via the coding sequence ATGAAAAAAACTTTACTTTTCGCAGGACTTATATTTAGTTCAATTGTATTTTCTCAAAATACCCAGACAAGAAATGATGCAGGTGCACCAACATCAAACAGTGGCTTTTATGAAACTAACACGCCTATAAATTATCCAGATGGAGCTGCAAGTTGGTGGCATCTATTGGATGTAAGACATACAAACGGAACAAATAATTATGGGATGCAGTTTGCAGGAAGTTTTTTTGATCAGGAATTGTATTTCAGAAAAACTAATGATAACGGTTCTCAACCTTGGAGAAAAGCTATTTTAGAAGCAACTCCGGGGAAAGTAAAAATTGGAGTAAATGATGTTACAGCTTCAGATGCCAATTTAAGAATTTTTCAGGGGGAAAATGCATATGTTGAGTTAGCCAATTCCCATGGGAGATTAGTAATAGCTAAATCTTCTTGCAATGGATGCTTTGCAACTGAAGCTTTACCGGGAGACGCGGTGATAAGAAACATGGGGATTTCACATAATATTTTGTTTTCCATGCCAAACAACAATAATGACGGAAACTCATATATTGGTATAAATGATGGTACAAATAATACTTGGATAAAGTTCTTTAATAATGCGACTGCGAAATTCAATGGGAAAATATTTGCGAAAGAGGTTGAAGTGAAAACAAATGTTTGGGCTGACTATGTTTTTAAGAAAGATTATCAACTAAAGACTTTAGAGGAGGTTGAAAAGCATATTGTTGAAAAGGGACATTTACCAAGTATACCCTCTGCATCAGAAGTTATTGAAAAAGGAATTAATGTTGCTGAAATGGATGCTAAACTTCTGGAGAAAATTGAGGAATTAACTTTATATTCAATCGAACAGCATAAGCAATTAAAATCGCAATCTGAGGAAATAAAGGAACTTAAAAACCAGGTTCAACAACTTATTTTAAATCACAAATAA